The following proteins are co-located in the Helicobacter acinonychis genome:
- a CDS encoding SabA family sialic acid-binding adhesin, with protein MSALGTNGNAEVTVDTLKNGSGSSGSGTSADQKVKNDAQTLLTNASTIIDTLKTQCPWLETSDGGKAFG; from the coding sequence ATGAGTGCTTTAGGAACAAATGGTAACGCTGAAGTCACAGTGGATACGCTAAAAAACGGCTCAGGTAGTAGTGGTAGCGGAACAAGTGCAGACCAGAAAGTCAAAAATGACGCTCAAACCCTACTCACCAACGCTAGCACCATCATAGACACACTTAAAACCCAATGCCCATGGCTAGAAACAAGCGATGGCGGTAAAGCATTTGGATAA
- the bioD gene encoding dethiobiotin synthase translates to MLFISATNTNAGKTTCARLLARYCNTCGVKTILLKPIETGVNDAINHSSDAHLFLQDNRLLDSSLTLNDISFYRYGKASAPLIAQQEEDPNTPIDTHHLIQRIQKFTKTYDLVIVEGAGGLCVPVTLEENMLDLALKLKAKTLLISHDNLGLINDCLLNDFLLKSHKMDYQIAINLRENSTAFNSISLPYIELFNERSNNPIVIFQKSLKNLMDFTLK, encoded by the coding sequence ATGCTCTTTATCAGTGCGACTAACACCAATGCCGGCAAAACCACTTGTGCCAGGCTATTAGCCAGATATTGCAATACTTGTGGCGTTAAAACCATTTTGTTAAAACCCATTGAAACCGGCGTTAATGATGCGATTAATCATTCTAGCGATGCGCATTTATTCTTACAAGATAACCGCCTTTTAGACAGCTCTTTAACATTAAACGACATTTCATTCTATCGTTATGGTAAAGCTTCAGCCCCCCTCATCGCCCAACAAGAAGAAGATCCAAACACCCCTATTGATACCCATCATTTAATCCAACGCATTCAAAAATTCACAAAAACTTATGATTTAGTCATCGTTGAAGGGGCTGGAGGGTTATGCGTGCCTGTCACTTTAGAAGAAAACATGCTGGATTTAGCCTTGAAATTAAAAGCCAAAACGCTTTTGATTAGCCATGACAATTTGGGTCTAATCAATGATTGTTTGTTGAATGACTTTTTATTGAAATCCCATAAAATGGATTATCAAATCGCTATCAATTTAAGAGAAAATAGCACCGCTTTTAATAGCATTAGTTTGCCTTATATTGAGCTTTTTAATGAGCGATCCAATAACCCCATTGTGATTTTTCAAAAAAGTTTAAAAAACTTAATGGATTTTACTCTTAAATAA
- a CDS encoding phosphatase PAP2 family protein, producing the protein MKRLKGLFLSLLLCLYPLESKPLSNGAYVLEEIGDVLRFLPIFVGTVSLAMRDYRGLGELAVGTLVTQGVIYGIKGALSSAHKNGARVDFAKRPCCNSWRGMPSGHAGGAFSAAGFVYYRYGWKPALPVIALAFLTDVSRVVAKKHTILQVTIGSLISWGFAYLFTSRYKPKQWMLYPEISSDFKGRNRYGVSFSYEW; encoded by the coding sequence ATGAAAAGGCTTAAAGGTCTTTTTTTGAGCTTGCTTTTATGCTTGTATCCTTTAGAGAGCAAGCCTTTGAGTAACGGAGCATATGTTTTAGAAGAAATTGGCGATGTGCTCAGGTTTTTGCCTATTTTTGTCGGCACGGTTAGTTTAGCGATGCGAGATTATAGGGGGTTAGGGGAGTTAGCGGTAGGCACTTTAGTCACTCAAGGGGTGATTTATGGCATTAAAGGAGCGCTCAGTTCCGCCCATAAGAATGGGGCTAGAGTGGATTTTGCCAAACGCCCATGCTGTAATTCTTGGAGAGGCATGCCAAGCGGACATGCTGGGGGAGCATTTAGTGCGGCTGGGTTTGTGTATTACCGCTATGGGTGGAAGCCGGCTCTTCCTGTGATCGCTCTTGCATTCCTTACGGATGTTAGCAGAGTAGTAGCCAAAAAGCACACGATCTTGCAAGTTACGATTGGCAGCCTTATTTCTTGGGGATTTGCTTATTTATTCACTTCACGCTATAAGCCTAAACAATGGATGCTCTATCCTGAAATTTCTAGCGATTTTAAGGGGAGAAACCGCTATGGGGTGAGCTTTTCTTATGAATGGTAA
- a CDS encoding DUF1523 family protein has translation MVKVVRNVVLSLVTIIFLALMLVVSYCMPHYSTAVISGVEVKRMNEDTPNKTLKSPTRDVYFIQTYDPKDKQSVKVYRNEDTRFGFPFYFKFNSADITALAQSLANQQVEIEYYGWRINMLDMFPNTIFIKPLKESAEISKPIFSWILYALLLGGFFISVRSIRSLFKSKIH, from the coding sequence TTGGTAAAAGTAGTGCGTAATGTGGTTTTATCCCTTGTAACGATAATCTTTTTAGCACTCATGCTCGTGGTGAGCTATTGCATGCCCCATTATAGCACGGCTGTCATTAGTGGGGTGGAAGTCAAAAGGATGAATGAAGACACGCCCAATAAGACGCTAAAAAGCCCCACTAGAGATGTTTATTTCATACAAACTTACGACCCTAAAGACAAGCAAAGCGTGAAAGTCTATCGCAACGAAGACACGCGCTTTGGCTTCCCTTTTTATTTCAAGTTCAACTCTGCTGATATTACAGCTCTCGCTCAAAGTTTAGCCAACCAGCAAGTGGAGATTGAATACTATGGTTGGCGGATCAACATGCTTGATATGTTCCCTAATACGATTTTTATAAAGCCCTTAAAAGAGAGTGCTGAAATTTCAAAACCCATTTTTAGCTGGATTTTATACGCCTTACTGCTTGGGGGCTTTTTTATCAGCGTGCGTTCTATCCGCTCCTTATTTAAGAGTAAAATCCATTAA
- the icd gene encoding isocitrate dehydrogenase (NADP(+)), whose product MAYNPKFLEKPKEGEEITIKNGKLYVPNCPIIPFIEGDGIGSDITPAMIKVVDSAVQKAYKGEKKIAWYEVFVGEKCYQKFKDHKELSPEEQWLLPDTIEAINHYKVSIKGPLTTPIGEGFRSLNVALRQKMDLYVCLRPVRWYGSPSPVKEPQKVDMVIFRENSEDIYAGIEWQEGSTEAKKLIHFLQNELKVKKIRFPESSGIGVKPISKEGTERLVRKAIEYAIDNDKPSVTFVHKGNIMKYTEGAFMKWGYALAQKEFNAQVIDKGPWCSLKNPKTGKEIIIKDMIADAFLQQILLRPDEYSVIATMNLNGDYISDALAAMVGGIGIAPGANLNDTVGMFEATHGTAPKYAGLDKVNPGSIILSAEMMLRHMGWVEAADLIVSAMEKAIKSKKVTYDFARLMDGAKEVKCSEFASVMIEHM is encoded by the coding sequence ATGGCTTACAACCCTAAATTTTTAGAAAAACCTAAAGAGGGCGAAGAAATTACGATTAAAAATGGCAAATTGTATGTGCCAAATTGCCCTATTATCCCTTTTATTGAAGGCGATGGCATTGGATCGGATATTACCCCAGCGATGATTAAAGTGGTGGATAGTGCGGTTCAAAAAGCTTACAAGGGCGAGAAGAAAATCGCATGGTATGAAGTGTTTGTAGGCGAAAAATGCTATCAAAAATTTAAAGATCATAAGGAATTAAGCCCAGAAGAGCAATGGCTCTTACCGGACACTATTGAAGCAATCAACCATTATAAAGTTTCTATTAAAGGGCCTTTGACCACGCCTATTGGTGAGGGGTTTAGATCGTTAAATGTGGCGTTACGCCAAAAAATGGATTTGTATGTGTGCTTGAGACCAGTAAGGTGGTATGGGAGTCCAAGTCCGGTTAAAGAGCCTCAAAAAGTGGATATGGTGATCTTTAGAGAAAATTCTGAAGACATTTATGCGGGCATTGAATGGCAAGAAGGCAGCACGGAAGCGAAAAAACTCATCCATTTTTTACAAAACGAACTAAAGGTTAAAAAAATCCGTTTCCCTGAAAGCAGTGGCATAGGGGTAAAACCCATCAGTAAAGAAGGCACAGAAAGATTGGTAAGAAAAGCGATTGAATACGCTATTGATAACGACAAGCCAAGCGTAACTTTTGTGCATAAGGGCAATATCATGAAGTACACTGAAGGGGCGTTCATGAAATGGGGCTATGCGCTCGCTCAAAAAGAGTTTAACGCTCAAGTCATTGATAAAGGTCCATGGTGTTCTTTGAAAAACCCTAAAACCGGTAAAGAAATCATCATTAAAGACATGATCGCTGATGCGTTCTTGCAACAAATCCTTTTGCGCCCGGATGAATACAGCGTCATTGCGACCATGAATTTAAACGGAGACTATATCTCTGATGCACTAGCGGCGATGGTAGGGGGCATTGGGATCGCTCCTGGGGCTAATCTTAACGACACAGTGGGCATGTTTGAAGCCACCCATGGCACCGCCCCTAAATACGCTGGGCTAGATAAAGTCAATCCGGGGTCTATTATTTTGAGTGCAGAAATGATGTTAAGGCATATGGGTTGGGTGGAAGCGGCTGATTTGATTGTCTCTGCTATGGAAAAAGCGATTAAGAGCAAGAAAGTGACTTATGATTTCGCTCGTTTGATGGATGGGGCTAAAGAAGTCAAATGCTCTGAATTCGCTAGCGTGATGATCGAACACATGTAA
- the pdxJ gene encoding pyridoxine 5'-phosphate synthase yields MRFGLNIDHIVTLREVRKTYEPEILEALFIAKNTHKVDLITIHLREDKRHIQNEDVLRLLEISPLPINIECSINAHITDFLCSLKNKPSKVTIVPENRNEVTTEGGLDCSLKGLGETIKAYQNKGIEVSLFIDPLEDALHFAREHQVKQVEFHTGVYANLHNALYSNANNQIHAISALKEKSPKELKEELHNAFLQLRKMSKEAFFMGIMVCAGHGLNYSNVKELLKIPSLRELNIGHSVISKAVLVGLEKAILEMAQLIKR; encoded by the coding sequence ATGCGTTTTGGATTGAATATTGATCATATTGTTACTTTAAGAGAAGTGAGGAAAACTTACGAGCCTGAGATTTTAGAAGCCCTATTCATCGCTAAAAACACCCATAAAGTGGATTTAATCACTATCCATTTGAGAGAAGACAAACGACACATTCAAAATGAAGATGTTTTGAGACTGCTTGAGATTAGCCCTTTACCTATTAATATTGAATGCTCTATTAATGCTCATATCACTGATTTTTTATGCTCCTTAAAGAATAAGCCAAGTAAGGTTACCATCGTGCCTGAAAATAGAAACGAAGTTACGACAGAGGGGGGGTTGGATTGTTCTCTAAAGGGTTTAGGGGAAACTATTAAGGCGTATCAAAACAAAGGCATTGAAGTGTCTTTATTCATTGATCCTTTAGAAGACGCTTTGCATTTTGCAAGAGAGCATCAAGTCAAACAAGTGGAGTTTCATACCGGCGTGTATGCGAATTTGCACAACGCCTTGTATTCTAACGCTAACAATCAAATCCATGCCATTAGTGCGCTCAAAGAAAAAAGCCCTAAAGAGTTGAAAGAAGAATTACACAACGCCTTTTTGCAATTAAGGAAGATGAGTAAGGAAGCGTTTTTTATGGGTATTATGGTGTGTGCAGGGCATGGGTTAAATTACTCCAATGTGAAAGAATTATTAAAAATCCCTTCTTTAAGAGAGCTTAATATCGGTCATAGCGTGATTTCAAAAGCGGTTTTAGTGGGCTTAGAAAAAGCGATTTTAGAAATGGCGCAACTCATTAAACGCTAA
- a CDS encoding SabA family sialic acid-binding adhesin encodes MLLNAECNDYFVSIGYQIGQATQMVKNTGTIKRLSDTYENLNNLLDRFNKLNWAVTNASSTTSINGAINNLNEGVKNLTQNTTSSPAYQTVLLALNSAVAMRQFVAPNIWLRKQWKHFSKHLR; translated from the coding sequence TTGCTCTTAAACGCTGAATGCAACGATTATTTTGTAAGCATTGGCTATCAAATCGGTCAAGCCACGCAGATGGTTAAAAACACCGGCACGATCAAAAGGCTTTCAGACACTTATGAAAATTTAAACAACCTTTTAGATCGTTTCAACAAATTGAATTGGGCAGTCACTAACGCTAGCAGTACCACTAGTATCAATGGCGCGATCAACAATCTCAATGAAGGCGTTAAAAATCTAACCCAAAACACCACCTCTTCGCCCGCGTATCAGACGGTGCTTTTAGCTCTCAATTCTGCAGTGGCGATGCGGCAATTCGTCGCTCCCAATATTTGGCTACGGAAACAATGGAAACACTTTTCAAAACACCTCCGCTAG
- the pdxA gene encoding 4-hydroxythreonine-4-phosphate dehydrogenase, with product MVKKKIAISCGDIQGIGLELILKSHKEVSVLCEPLYLIHSELLGRANQLLTNAYEVKPLNAIAINSPLPSFNSSTIGKVSAQSGAYSFESFRKACELADDKEVDSICTMPINKLAWQQAQIPFVGHTDFLKQRYKEHQIIMMLGCPKLFVGLFSDHVPLRAVSQLIQVKALVQFLLAFQKSTQAQIIQVCGFNPHAGEEGLFGEEDEKILKAIQESNQTLGFECFLGPLPADSAFAPNKRQITPFYVSMSHDVGLAPLKALYFDESINVSLNAPILRASTDHGTAFDIAYQNKANNKSYLNAIKYLSQRL from the coding sequence ATGGTTAAAAAGAAAATTGCGATCAGTTGTGGGGATATTCAAGGTATAGGCTTAGAATTGATTTTAAAAAGCCATAAGGAAGTGAGCGTGCTTTGTGAGCCATTGTATCTCATTCATAGCGAACTTTTAGGGCGAGCCAATCAATTACTTACTAACGCTTATGAAGTAAAGCCGCTTAATGCTATCGCTATAAATTCCCCCTTACCTTCATTCAACTCTAGCACGATAGGCAAAGTCAGCGCTCAAAGCGGAGCGTATAGCTTTGAGAGTTTTAGAAAAGCTTGCGAGTTAGCAGATGATAAAGAAGTGGATAGCATTTGCACCATGCCTATCAATAAACTCGCATGGCAACAAGCTCAAATCCCTTTCGTGGGGCATACCGATTTTTTAAAACAACGCTACAAAGAGCATCAAATCATTATGATGCTTGGGTGTCCTAAACTCTTTGTGGGACTATTTAGCGACCATGTGCCTTTAAGGGCGGTTTCTCAACTCATTCAAGTAAAAGCGTTAGTCCAGTTTTTATTGGCGTTTCAAAAAAGCACTCAAGCTCAAATTATTCAAGTGTGTGGTTTTAACCCTCATGCGGGCGAAGAGGGTTTGTTTGGAGAAGAAGATGAAAAGATTTTAAAAGCCATTCAAGAGAGTAACCAAACGCTAGGCTTTGAATGTTTTCTAGGACCACTGCCGGCTGATAGCGCTTTTGCCCCCAATAAGCGCCAAATAACGCCTTTTTATGTGAGCATGAGCCATGATGTGGGGTTAGCCCCTTTAAAGGCACTCTATTTTGATGAGAGCATCAATGTGAGTTTGAACGCCCCTATTTTGCGTGCTTCCACTGACCATGGCACTGCATTTGATATTGCTTATCAAAACAAAGCGAACAATAAAAGCTATTTGAATGCGATCAAATACCTATCTCAAAGGCTTTAA
- the wecA gene encoding undecaprenylphosphate N-acetylglucosaminyl transferase WecA: MLWVLYFLTSLFICSLIVLWSKKSTLFVDNANKIQGFHHARTPRAGGLGIFLSFVLACFFEPLEMPFKGSFVFLGLLLVFLSGFLEDINLSLSPKTRLILQGIGVVCIISSTPLVVSDFSPLFSLPYFIAFLFAIFMLVGISNAINIIDGFNGLASGICTITLLIVHYIEPNGPSCLLAYMVLGFMVLNFPLGKIFLGDGGAYFLGLACGISLLYLSLEQKISVFFGLNLMLYPIIEVLFSILRRKIKRQKATMPDNLHLHTLLFKFLQRRSLGYPNSLCAFIIIVCNLPFILTSVLFRLNPYALIIIGLVFIACYLMGYFYLNRQVCALEKRAS; encoded by the coding sequence GTGTTGTGGGTGCTATATTTTTTAACCAGTCTATTCATTTGCTCTTTGATTGTTTTGTGGTCTAAAAAATCCACGCTCTTTGTGGATAACGCCAACAAGATCCAGGGCTTCCATCACGCAAGAACCCCACGAGCTGGGGGGCTTGGGATCTTTCTTTCTTTCGTGTTGGCTTGTTTTTTTGAGCCTTTAGAGATGCCTTTTAAGGGATCTTTTGTTTTTTTGGGGCTATTATTAGTCTTTTTGAGCGGCTTTTTAGAAGACATTAACCTTTCGCTTAGCCCCAAAACGCGCCTTATTTTGCAAGGCATAGGGGTCGTTTGCATCATTTCATCAACGCCTTTAGTGGTGAGCGATTTTTCGCCTCTTTTTAGCCTACCTTATTTTATCGCTTTTTTATTCGCTATTTTTATGCTTGTAGGTATCAGTAACGCTATCAATATTATTGATGGGTTTAACGGGCTTGCGTCTGGGATTTGCACGATCACGCTTTTAATCGTCCATTACATAGAGCCTAATGGTCCATCGTGTTTGTTAGCTTACATGGTGCTTGGGTTTATGGTGTTAAATTTCCCTTTAGGAAAGATTTTTTTAGGTGATGGGGGGGCGTATTTTTTAGGGTTGGCGTGCGGAATTTCCCTCTTATATTTGAGTTTAGAGCAAAAAATCAGCGTGTTTTTTGGATTAAATTTAATGCTTTATCCAATCATAGAGGTGCTTTTTAGTATCCTTAGGCGCAAAATAAAACGCCAAAAAGCCACCATGCCAGATAATTTGCATTTGCACACCCTTTTATTCAAATTCTTGCAACGGCGCTCTTTGGGTTATCCTAATTCTTTATGCGCCTTTATCATCATTGTATGCAACCTGCCTTTTATCTTAACAAGCGTCTTATTCCGCTTGAATCCTTATGCACTCATTATTATTGGCCTAGTCTTTATCGCATGCTATTTAATGGGCTATTTTTATTTAAACAGGCAAGTTTGTGCCCTAGAAAAACGAGCATCTTAA
- a CDS encoding citrate synthase: MSVTLINNENNERYEFEIIECTRGPKAVDFSKLFETTGFFSYDPGYSSTAGCQSTISYINGKQGELYYRGHKIEDLVAKYQYVDVCKLLLTGELPKNQEESLEFELELRHRSFVHESLLNMFSAFPTNAHPMAKLSSGVSILSTLYSTHQNMHTEEDYQTMARRIIAKIPTLAAICYRNEVGAPIIYPDIARSYVENILFMLRGYPYSRLKHTTKGEVEITPLEIEAFDKILTLHADHSQNASSTTVRNVASTGVHPYAAISAGISALWGHLHGGANEKVLLQLEEIGDVKNVDKYIARVKDKNDSFKLMGFGHRVYKSYDPRAKILKGLKDELHKKGVKMDERLSEIAAKVEEIALKDEYFIERNLYPNVDFYSGTILRALKIPVRFFTPVFVIGRTVGWCAQLLEHVKNPQAKITRPRQVYVGK; the protein is encoded by the coding sequence ATGTCTGTTACTTTAATCAATAATGAAAATAATGAACGCTACGAATTTGAGATAATTGAATGCACCCGTGGACCTAAAGCGGTGGATTTTTCCAAGCTTTTTGAAACGACTGGGTTTTTTTCTTACGACCCAGGGTATTCTTCCACTGCCGGTTGCCAATCCACCATAAGCTATATCAATGGTAAACAAGGCGAATTGTATTACAGAGGGCATAAAATAGAAGATCTAGTCGCCAAATACCAATATGTAGATGTGTGCAAATTGCTCCTTACAGGGGAATTGCCTAAAAATCAAGAGGAAAGCCTAGAGTTTGAACTAGAATTACGTCACAGAAGTTTTGTGCATGAAAGCTTACTCAACATGTTTTCAGCCTTCCCCACTAACGCCCACCCTATGGCAAAACTCTCTAGCGGTGTGTCTATTTTATCCACTCTTTATTCCACGCACCAAAACATGCACACTGAAGAAGATTACCAAACGATGGCAAGAAGGATCATCGCCAAAATCCCCACTCTTGCGGCTATTTGCTATCGTAATGAAGTGGGAGCACCTATTATTTATCCGGATATTGCACGCTCTTATGTGGAAAATATCCTTTTTATGTTGAGAGGTTATCCTTATAGCCGCTTAAAACACACCACCAAAGGCGAAGTCGAAATCACGCCCCTAGAAATAGAAGCCTTTGACAAGATTCTAACTTTACACGCCGATCACAGCCAAAACGCCTCTTCTACCACCGTAAGGAATGTCGCTAGCACCGGCGTGCACCCTTATGCTGCAATTAGTGCGGGGATTAGCGCTTTATGGGGGCATTTGCATGGCGGAGCGAATGAAAAAGTCCTTTTGCAATTAGAAGAAATCGGCGATGTGAAAAATGTGGATAAATACATCGCACGAGTGAAAGATAAAAACGACAGCTTCAAACTCATGGGCTTTGGGCATAGGGTGTATAAGAGTTACGATCCGCGTGCCAAAATCCTAAAAGGCTTGAAAGATGAATTGCATAAAAAAGGCGTTAAAATGGACGAAAGGTTAAGCGAAATCGCCGCTAAAGTGGAAGAAATCGCCCTAAAAGACGAGTATTTCATTGAAAGGAATCTCTACCCTAATGTGGATTTTTACTCCGGCACAATCTTAAGGGCTTTAAAAATTCCGGTGCGTTTTTTCACGCCGGTTTTTGTCATCGGCAGAACCGTGGGTTGGTGTGCACAACTTTTAGAGCATGTCAAAAACCCTCAAGCCAAAATCACGCGCCCAAGACAGGTTTATGTGGGGAAATAA